From a region of the Kwoniella mangroviensis CBS 8507 chromosome 1 map unlocalized Ctg01, whole genome shotgun sequence genome:
- a CDS encoding phospholipase B: MATSAIFALFALPYILASPHPPPYSPSKELALRDISDKSYAPYKVECPTGWTWIRNATEGLSQGEKDFVANRQKVTGPTINTMASNQGITNPPRTPTIGVALAGGGYRAMLTGLGGIMGMMNESSEAAASGTGGWLDGVTYWAGLSGGSWATGSFMANGGESPINLLNNLWNLDSNLIFPSDGKLSFYTTLASEVNAKSDAGFPVQLTDLWGLAIGSHVLPTEYQLTNKPNLTLSSLPSVVEKLGNGSLPMPIIIAAEREQGELVIAENATVWEFNPFEFGSWAFGSTVKSIGAFTNLEYLGSELNNGETNGTCYKGFDQLSYVMGTSATLFNSALLTLNNSDSGLVTNLIEGFLQDLGEDQYDISRVPNSFANYNPGGNPISSFEYITLVDAGETNQNIPIEPLLIPFREVDAIIAFDSSYDSPYIWPNGTALRTTFERAKVLAENTGTQIRMPEVPSENGFINGGYNTRPTFFGCNDTTTPLIIYVPSYPWSSAANTSTYQLEYSDEQAREVMYNGMRSFTLNGTVETWPKCLACALTDRSFEYTSSNRTAECQSCFDTWCWAGDDNTTQPNTYNPEIDSVPPWLTVNSLSSGKADAKGVENTTSSNTSSSAGSRVMSGTSWSRSLLLGLGLGSIMLI; the protein is encoded by the exons ATGGCGACATCCGCCATCTTTGCACTCTTCGCTTTACCATACATCCTCGCCTCTCCGCATCCTCCACCATATTCTCCTTCAAAGGAGCTCGCTCTGAGGGACATAAGTGATAAATCCTATGCGCCGTACAAAGTAGAATGCCCAACGGGATGGACATGGATTAGAAATGCTACAGAAGGGTTATCTCAGGGGGAGAAGGACTTTGTCGCCAATAGACAGAAAGTCACTGGTCCAACTATAAACACCATGGCTTCTAATCAGGGGATAACAAACCCTCCCAGAACGCCTACGATTGGGGTAGCTTTGGCTGGAGGAGGATATAGGGCGATGTTGACGGGTCTAGGGGGTATAATGGGTATGATGAATGAATCTTCTGAAGCTGCTGCCAGCGGAACGGGAGGATGGCTGGATGGAGTGACATATTGGGCTGGGTTGAGTGGTGGGAGTTGGGCAACGGGCAGTTTCATGGCGAATGGTGGTGAATCACCAATCAACTTGCTGAACAAT CTATGGAACCTAGATTCCAATCTGATATTCCCCTCAGACGGCAAATTATCATTCTACACAACTCTCGCATCCGAAGTAAATGCAAAATCAGATGCAGGTTTCCCTGTCCAACTGACCGATCTATGGGGTTTGGCAATTGGCTCACACGTCTTGCCGACTGagtatcaactcaccaacaaacCGAATCTCACTCTATCATCGCTTCCATCGGTAGTGGAGAAACTGGGTAATGGGTCATTGCCTAtgccaatcatcatcgcaGCAGAGAGggaacaaggtgaattggTCATTGCTGAAAATGCGACGGTATGGGAGTTTAACCCATTCGAATTCGGTTCATGGGCTTTTGGAAGTACCGTCAAGTCCATTGGAGCATTCACGAATCTGGAATATCTGGGGAGTGAATTGAATAATGGTGAAACTAATGGAACTTGTTATAAAGGATTTGATCAGTTGTC TTACGTGATGGGGACTTCAGCTACCCTGTTTAATAGCGCTCTACTCACTCTCAATAATTCCGACTCTGGTCTAGTGACCAACCTCATTGAAGGGTTCCTGCAAGATCTAGGAGAAGACCAATATGATATTTCGAGAGTACCCAATTCTTTCGCTAATTATAACCCAGGTGGAAACCCA atctcatctttcgaataCATCACGCTAGTCGACGCAGGCGAGACAAACCAGAATATCCCTATCGAACCCCTCCTCATCCCCTTCCGAGAAGTAGACGCCATCATCGCTTTCGACTCATCGTATGACTCACCATACATCTGGCCAAACGGTACTGCCCTCAGAACGACTTTCGAGCGAGCCAAAGTCCTCGCTGAGAACACGGGCACTCAAATTAGAATGCCTGAAGTACCATCCGAGAATGGATTTATCAATGGCGGATACAACACTAGGCCTACTTTCTTTGGATGCAATGATACGACTACTCCCTTGATCATCTATGTGCCCAGTTATCCTTGGAGTTCGGCAGCTAACACTTCTACC TATCAACTTGAATACTCAGATGAACAAGCTCGTGAAGTAATGTACAACGGTATGCGTTCATTCACCTTGAATGGGACGGTGGAGACATGGCCCAAATGCCTTGCTTGTGCTCTTACCGACCGATCTTTCGAATATACTTCGTCAAACCGTACAGCAGAATGTCAAAGTTGTTTCGATACGTGGTGTTGGGCAGGTGACGATAATACTACTCAACCGAATACGTATAATCCAGAGATTGACAGTGTACCCCCCTGGTTGACGGTCAATAGCTTGAGTAGTGGTAAAGCAGATGCAAAAGGTGTGGAGAATACGACGAGTAGTAATACTAGCAGTAGTGCTGGATCTAGAGTGATGAGTGGTACGAGCTGGTCGAGGAGTCTTTTGCTGGGATTGGGACTAGGATCCATCATGCTCATATGA